The Maylandia zebra isolate NMK-2024a linkage group LG7, Mzebra_GT3a, whole genome shotgun sequence genome contains a region encoding:
- the fam163ba gene encoding protein FAM163B — MTAGTVVITGGILASVILLLIIAVLCYCRLQYYCCKKEESESEEEEPDFAVTSHLPPVHSNHNIVAATAAASSIPNGPALFSTPPMARKLTRSQTFCPSCTHYEMPFYLQPPQPQLHHQPDGLRNGGDRISYRSVQQQDLDLPVPVNISNYRKPNLARSVTMRDMFTRSCSISTDV, encoded by the exons ATGACAGCCGGGACTGTGGTCATCACTGGTGGAATTCTAGCTTCGGTTATATTACTCCTTATCATCGCAGTACTGTGCTACTGTAGGCTGCAG TATTATTGCTGCAAGAAGGAAGAGTCTGagtcggaggaggaggagccagACTTTGCCGTTACATCTCACCTCCCGCCGGTTCACTCCAATCACAACATTGTGGCGGCTACAGCCGCCGCCTCCTCCATCCCAAATGGCCCTGCCCTTTTTTCCACCCCTCCAATGGCCAGGAAACTGACACGATCGCAGACCTTCTGCCCATCCTGTACACACTATGAGATGCCTTTCTACCTCCAGCCACCTCAGCCGCAGCTCCACCACCAACCAGATGGGTTGAGGAACGGAGGGGACCGGATCAGCTATCGCAGTGTCCAGCAGCAGGATCTGGACCTGCCAGTGCctgtaaacatttcaaactatcgTAAACCAAACCTTGCCCGTTCAGTTACCATGAGGGACATGTTCACACGCAGCTGTAGCATCAGCACTGATGTTTAG
- the swi5 gene encoding DNA repair protein SWI5 homolog, with protein MNTEQSVETICESHCPVSTPEGNDSKKGQLKRTPLSKFKKIHSHFKSPLQVLESAKVSPAEEVEELERRREQLDTEIAQLEAEGYRVEELEHHIDKLHEYNDIKDIGQSLLGRIAALRGTTTRDLYAHFGLELDD; from the exons ATGAACACGGAGCAGTCCGTTGAAACTATTTGTGAAAGTCACTGCCCAGTTTCGACACCGGAGGGAAATGACTCAAAGAAAGGACAGCTAAAAAG AACTCCATTATCAAAGTTTAAGAAAATACATTCCCACTTCAAGTCACCT CTTCAAGTACTTGAGAGTGCTAAAGTCAGCCCtgcagaggaggtggaggagctagagaggagaagagagcaGCTGGATACAGAGATAGCACAGCTGGAGGCTGA GGGCTATAGAGTAGAGGAGCTGGAGCATCATATTGATAAGTTGCATGAATACAACGACATCAAAGACATTGGGCAGTCACTCCTGGGTCGTATAg CTGCTCTGAGAGGGACCACCACACGAGATCTCTACGCTCACTTTGGTTTGGAACTGGATGACTga